One genomic window of Gossypium hirsutum isolate 1008001.06 chromosome D11, Gossypium_hirsutum_v2.1, whole genome shotgun sequence includes the following:
- the LOC107911735 gene encoding protein ESSENTIAL FOR POTEXVIRUS ACCUMULATION 1 yields the protein MADGKLDLPDDLLPSKIGSDHFAKDEAWDRNLEEKGLTGLLDDNKDQPTSESSIPLSPQWLYSKVAEAKTLTVGASGDTKAPNLLPHGTPGDPNLKDSWRLDSSQDKKEWRRTAPDLESSRHWREEERETSLLGRRDRRKEDCRTDISSTMDAPENRTLLSSERRQDVSNRSSGHESRRDNKWSSRWGLEDKEKDSRNEKRTDAKKEDAPSDKHALAGGGRTASERENDSRDKWRPRHRLEVHAGGSASYRSAPGFGLERGRVERSNVGFAAGRGRPNSNASLQIGRPQPASVIGALPVDKNMTLNAYSYPRGKLLDMYRKQRTAPNFDNLPDEMDHLSTVTQKEIVVPLAFVPPDAEEEAVLGEIWKGKTISSEVVYNSFMDASEGKECFSVNRKDSVEPGEKAAVNNNFEGSHAETFYVSDSQMIMSKEMNSSKGGQRCMPPSDLDVTNALGSDREIGGSTNYMDELKSFDNQQVADLKIQKDSNVKDNGSSMKFGGGELPEDSSSLFGFPSLQPTLGCNSINVEGNIPAHSLESAMPPEDMSLCYLDPQGVIQGPYLGIDIISWFEQGYFGTDLPVRLANAPDGSPFQELGEVMPHLRMNPGSASSVSAVTRMRVPDRFEGSLEETISSSSAASAQGSVIGREQQQSLSPFETSGTNFHLRGPSQSYNSEHQFYEDPNIHNFAVAQADEIVFPGRPGSAGVDPLKVSAEMQDPLRHPASHLSIANEFSKTNAPHRGDELLPEAWSDDHRRNAVFNPNIHLGTTGARPLSHRDQEHNGLDLVQHLMSKKMPNEPLQEKNNFFHALPHSTGFGVEHIHSFDLMQSKNLNHQQTVHHSAPHMEHVLELQFEQQRQLELQRQQHQLELQRQQQLEHQRQQQLEHQRQQQLEHQRQQQLEHQRQQQLELQRQQQLELQQHQRLLELQRQQQLELQQHQRQLELQRQQELRHHQIELLQQLQQQHLQQQNSQAQQILLDQLLEHQISDPGYGQDVFDAARDIQLDQVQLQRHLLSELQNNSQASRHLDPSLEQIIQAKINQSAVQGQQADFLDFMSQAKYGNMLPLEHQLRLQREQFQVQQLSRALSQQLGIEEDRQLAGSLSVDEVGQFVRNPGIHPRAQSMELNGSDLHQKRLSSFEEQISNSKRNHALREQQQRGTFDPSPTAFARSAHSAAAPGMKVDNVNSLDLAEHLYMHSNNQPGPFSSGNHSFSQQALGDVYASRPDLVYHSGENEQLENSWAGKQMQQLNLEADLQRRESEVDSSTWASAGGIHEKSKKALMDLLHQKLGIQSRRSSEGDYQYSTSSSRGRESFWPVSEPQASNFHVNNSYLEGPQNSNSGALLQDHLFGVAASGGVNQVVNCERMPHKSNPGSFAEDQSLLLGAEDLSSSSYADASLVSKSAVDKELGELEGKEKKNGLKSMISRSGSLSGSEDNILEQVEMPLDCADLQSRTHIRHSSLSTGGNGRLYSNEIGLEKSVEDRPNERLLSGVPKGVDKVAQISSSQDVFSDQNTVPFVKQKSLTSQAKRTVETEASGKKDVSMRRTSSYNEAAVSEASFMEILKKPALHGAEVPVYGSAFEPPSSDGASQAGRSGKKKGKKGRQIDPALLGFKVTSNRILMGEIHGLDD from the exons ATGAAGCTTGGGATAGGAACTTGGAGGAGAAAGGACTAACGGGGCTACTTGATGATAACAAAG ATCAACCAACTTCGGAGAGCAGCATACCTCTGTCCCCACAGTGGCTCTACTCTAAAGTAGCCGAAGCAAAGACATTAACTGTTGGAGCATCTGGG GATACAAAAGCTCCGAATTTATTGCCTCATGGAACCCCTGGCGATCCGAATCTGAAAGATAGTTGGCGTTTAGATAGTTCTCAGGACAAGAAAGAATGGAGGAGGACTGCACCTGATCTTGAAAGCAGCCGACACTGGCGTGAAGAGGAGAGGGAAACAAGCTTACTTGGTCGAAGAGATCGCAGAAAAGAAGACTGTCGCACTGATATTTCTTCAACAATGGATGCTCCTGAAAATAGGACTTTGTTGTCTTCAGAACGACGTCAAGATGTTAGTAATCGTAGTTCAGGGCATGAATCTCGAAGGGACAACAAGTGGTCTTCGAGATGGGGTCTTGAAGACAAAGAAAAGGATTCTCGAAATGAGAAGAGGACAGATGCTAAGAAGGAAGATGCCCCTTCTGACAAACATGCACTTGCCGGTGGGGGGCGCACAGCTTCTGAGCGCGAGAATGATTCTCGTGATAAATGGAGGCCACGTCATCGGTTGGAAGTTCATGCAGGTGGGTCTGCTTCTTACCGCAGTGCTCCAGGATTTGGTTTGGAGAGGGGACGAGTGGAGAGATCAAATGTGGGTTTTGCAGCAGGACGAGGAAGGCCAAATTCCAATGCTAGCCTACAAATTGGGAGGCCACAACCTGCTTCTGTTATTGGAGCTCTTCCTGTGGATAAAAACATGACCCTCAATGCATATTCCTACCCAAGAGGAAAACTCCTTGACATGTACCGCAAACAAAGGACTGCTCCAAATTTTGACAACCTACCTGATGAGATGGATCATTTATCCACAGTAACACAAAAAGAAATTGTTGTGCCTTTGGCATTTGTTCCTCCTGATGCAGAGGAAGAG GCTGTCCTTGGAGAAATATGGAAAGGGAAAACAATAAGCAGTGAAGTGGTCTACAACTCATTTATGGATGCAA GTGAAGGAAAAGAGTGTTTCTCAGTTAACAGGAAGGATAGTGTTGAACCTGGTGAGAAGGCTGCTGTAAACAATAATTTTGAGGGGAGTCATGCTGAGACATTTTATGTGTCAGATTCACAGATGATTATGAGCAAGG AAATGAATAGTTCAAAAGGTGGACAGAGATGCATGCCACCATCTGATTTAGATGTAACCAATGCTTTGGGGTCAGATAGGGAGATTGGTGGTTCCACAAATTACATGGATGAATTAAAATCTTTTGATAATCAGCAAGTAGCTGATTTGAAAATACAGAAGGACTCTAATGTGAAAGACAATGGATCATCCATGAAATTTGGGGGGGGCGAGCTTCCTGAAGACTCAAGTTCTCTGTTTGGTTTTCCGTCACTACAGCCTACTCTAGGCTGTAACTCGATAAATGTTGAGGGCAATATTCCTGCACATTCACTGGAAAGTGCTATGCCTCCTGAGGATATGAGCCTGTGCTATCTTGATCCTCAAGGGGTTATTCAGGGACCGTATTTGGGGATCGACATAATTTCATGGTTTGAGCAAGGTTATTTTGGTACAGATTTACCTGTTCGATTGGCAAATGCTCCTGATGGGTCGCCTTTCCAAGAACTTGGTGAAGTCATGCCTCACCTAAGAATGAATCCTGGTTCAGCCTCCAGTGTTAGTGCAGTTACCAGAATGCGAGTACCTGATCGTTTTGAAGGGAGCTTGGAAGAGACCATATCTTCTTCTTCTGCTGCTTCTGCTCAGGGATCTGTCATTGGACGTGAGCAGCAGCAATCTTTGTCTCCTTTTGAGACATCTGGTACTAACTTTCATTTAAGAGGGCCTTCTCAAAGTTATAATTCTGAGCACCAATTTTATGAAGATCCAAACATCCATAATTTTGCTGTTGCTCAAGCTGATG AAATCGTTTTTCCGGGAAGGCCTGGAAGTGCTGGTGTTGACCCTTTGAAAGTTTCTGCTGAGATGCAAGATCCTTTGCGTCATCCTGCAAGTCATTTATCCATTGCAAATGAATTTTCAAAAACCAATGCACCTCATCGAGGTGATGAGTTGCTCCCAGAGGCTTGGTCTGATGATCATAGAAGAAATGCTGTGTTTAATCCTAACATTCATCTAGGCACTACTGGTGCTAGGCCATTATCTCACAGGGACCAAGAACACAATGGTTTGGACCTGGTACAGCACTTAATGTCAAAAAAGATGCCCAATGAACCTCTTcaagagaaaaataatttttttcatgccCTTCCACATTCGACCGGATTTGGTGTGGAGCACATCCATAGTTTTGATCTGATGCAGAGCAAGAATCTCAACCATCAGCAGACAGTCCATCATTCAGCTCCGCATATGGAACATGTTTTGGAACTTCAATTTGAACAGCAGCGGCAGTTGGAACTACAACGGCAGCAGCATCAGTTGGAGCTTCAGAGGCAGCAGCAGTTGGAGCATCAGCGGCAGCAGCAGTTGGAGCATCAGCGGCAGCAGCAGTTGGAGCATCAGCGGCAGCAGCAATTGGAGCATCAGCGGCAGCAGCAATTGGAGCTTCAGCGGCAGCAGCAGTTGGAGCTTCAGCAGCATCAACGTCTGTTGGAGCTTCAGCGGCAGCAGCAGTTGGAACTTCAGCAGCATCAACGGCAGTTGGAACTTCAGCGGCAGCAGGAGCTTCGTCACCACCAAATTGAACTGTTGCAGCAGTTGCAACAACAACATCTACAGCAGCAGAATTCTCAAGCTCAACAGATTCTTCTTGATCAATTGCTTGAGCATCAGATTTCTGATCCTGGCTATGGTCAGGATGTATTTGATGCTGCTAGAGACATCCAACTCGATCAGGTTCAATTACAAAGGCATCTTCTAAGTGAATTGCAGAATAATTCTCAAGCATCAAGGCACCTGGATCCATCACTGGAGCAGATCATCCAAGCAAAGATTAACCAGAGTGCAGTCCAAGGGCAACAGGCTGATTTTTTGGATTTCATGTCGCAAGCAAAGTATGGAAATATGCTTCCTTTGGAGCATCAGCTCCGTCTTCAACGAGAGCAATTTCAAGTGCAGCAGTTATCTAGGGCGCTGAGCCAACAATTAGGAATAGAGGAGGATAGACAACTTGCTGGTTCTTTGTCTGTAGATGAAGTTGGTCAGTTTGTTAGGAATCCTGGCATTCATCCCCGTGCTCAATCAATGGAGTTGAATGGTTCAGATCTTCACCAGAAGAGGCTTTCATCTTTTGAAGAGCAAATCAGCAATTCTAAAAGGAATCATGCTTTGCGGGAGCAACAGCAGCGAGGAACTTTTGACCCCAGCCCTACAGCATTTGCCAGGTCTGCTCATTCTGCTGCTGCTCCTGGGATGAAAGTAGACAATGTAAATTCTCTAGATCTTGCTGAACATCTCTACATGCACTCTAACAACCAACCGGGTCCATTTTCTTCTGGTAACCACTCTTTTAGCCAACAAGCTTTAGGTGATGTATATGCATCTCGTCCAGATTTAGTCTACCACTCTGGGGAAAATGAGCAGCTAGAAAATAGTTGGGCTGGAAAACAGATGCAACAATTAAATCTTGAAGCAGATTTGCAAAGAAGGGAGTCCGAAGTTGATTCAAGCACTTGGGCATCAGCTGGAGGGATTCATGAAAAGTCTAAGAAAGCTTTAATGGACCTTCTTCACCAAAAACTTGGTATTCAATCGAGAAGGTCATCAGAAGGAGATTATCAGTATTCTACTTCATCTTCCAGGGGCAGGGAAAGCTTTTGGCCTGTTTCTGAGCCACAAGCTTCGAATTTTCATGTAAACAACTCATATCTGGAAGGCCCTCAAAATTCCAATTCAGGTGCCTTATTGCAAGATCATTTGTTTGGAGTTGCAGCCAGTGGTGGTGTCAACCAAGTGGTTAACTGTGAACGAATGCCTCATAAATCCAATCCGGGTTCATTTGCTGAAGATCAGTCATTGTTGTTGGGCGCTGAAGATCTGTCTTCTAGTAGTTATGCAGATGCTAGCTTAGTGTCAAAATCTGCTGTGGATAAGGAATTGGGCGAACTGGAGGGGAAGGAGAAGAAAAATGGATTGAAAAGCATGATTTCAAGGTCTGGTTCTCTGTCGGGGTCTGAGGACAATATCTTAGAGCAAGTAGAGATGCCTTTGGACTGTGCTGACCTACAAAGTAGAACCCATATCCGTCACAGTTCACTTAGTACCG GTGGGAATGGCAGGTTGTACAGTAATGAAATTGGATTAGAGAAATCTGTAGAAGACCGTCCTAATGAAAG GTTACTGTCTGGAGTGCCGAAAGGGGTTGATAAAGTTGCACAGATTTCATCATCCCAGGATGTATTTTCCGATCAAAACACAGTGCCATTTGTGAAGCAGAAAAGCCTTACAAGTCAGGCAAAGAGGACAGTAGAAACAGAGGCATCGGGCAAGAAAGATGTGAGTATGAGAAGGACCTCATCTTATAATGAGGCTGCAGTGTCTGAAGCATCATTCATGGAGATTCTTAAGAAGCCGGCTCTTCATGGGGCAGAGGTCCCCGTGTATGGCTCTGCTTTTGAGCCACCATCATCTGATGGTGCTTCACAAGCTGGACGAAGTGgcaagaaaaaagggaaaaagggaaGACAAATTGATCCTGCCTTGCTTGGTTTTAAGGTTACAAGCAACCGCATTTTGATGGGTGAGATCCATGGTCTTGACGattaa